DNA from Flavobacteriales bacterium:
CGTGGCGGGGGCGACATGCCCGTAGAACGGCGATGCGGGCTCGCCGCCCGCAGCCTGCAGCGCGGTGGAGACATGCGCAATGTCCAAGCCGAAGGCACCATGATTCGGGGGCACGCCGCCTTCCGTGGTCGGCAGTGCCACGATGTAGCCCAGCGGCACGAAGTGGTTCCTCAGGTTGGCATAGGCCCCAGTGCCCATGACGAAGCCGTGCCCGATGACGAGCACCGGGAAGCTGCCCTCGGCGACCTCGGCATTGGCCCCGGCGGCCTGTGCAGGGTAGTACACATCGGTAGGGATGTTCCGATTCCGGTCCGCATCGAAGAAGGTGACGGAGCGGTTGCCGATGGGATAGGGCTGGCCGAGCGCCGCAACCGGCAGCGCAAAGGTGAAGGCAGCGATGACGCGCATGGGGTGAAGGTATGCGAAGCCCGCCGATGGCAACCGCGGTGACGGACCGCCTTGGCACCGCCAAATCCGGCCCGCAGCCCGCCCCGACCGGGCCAGGCTGCGGGCGGAATCGACGAAGCCGCCCGGGGGCGGCTTCTCGGCTGCGGAGAGGGAGGGATTCGAACCCCCGGTACCCGTGAAGGCACATCTGTTTTCGAGACAGACCCGATCGACCACTCTGGCACCTCTCCGAACGGGCCGCGAAGATAGGGGCCGCAGCAGTTCGGGGTTTCCATCGACCTTCGCGCCATGACCGCCATCAGCGAAGCCCAGGTCCTGGCCCATGTGGTGGACCGCACCCGGCAGTACACCCGCTACTACTGCAGCCTGCTCAAGGACCAGGACCCGCACCGGGTATTCGTGTGCGAAGGCAAGCCGCTGAACACCGCGTACTGGCTCATCGCCCACCTGGCCACCAGCCAGAACGGGCTGCTGCTGCGGGCCACGGGAGGGCCCTTCGAGAAGTTCAGCTGGGCCAAGCACTTCACCTTGGGCAGCCAGGGCCTTCCGCCTGAGCAATGCCCTCCCTACGAGGAGATCTGGGCCACCTTCAACGAGGTGCACCGCAAGGCAATGGCGCACCTGCCAACGCTGACCACCGACCAGCTGAACGGACCGAACATCACCGGCCTTACGGCCATCGGAGGCTCGGTACGCGATGTGATCACCCATGCGGCGCGCCATGAAGCCCTGCACACCGGCCACCTCAGCTGGCTGTGCAAGCTGCATGGCATCGGCACCATGTGAGCCGCAGTGGGCTCACGCTCCGTGCCAAAGGAGCCAGAAGGCGATGATGCCGCCGAAATAGCCCAAGGCGGCCGGAAAGGCCATGCGGCGCAGGTACCAGAGGAAGTCGATGCCGAGGATGCCCATCGTGGCGACACCGGCTGCGGAGCCGATGATGAGAATGCTGCCACCGGTGCCCGCGCAATAGGCGAGCAGTTCCCAGAAGGGATGATCGGCATGGAACTGCTCCATGGGATACATGCCCATGGCCGCGGCCACCAAGGGCACGTTGTCCACCACCGCTGAAAGCAGGCCGATCACCGTGTTCACCGCATAGATGCTGCCCAGCTTGGCATCGAGCAGGTGTGCCGCATCCGTCAGATGGCCGGCCTCCTGCAGGCCCGATACGGCGGTGAGGATGCCGAGGAAGAAGAGGACGCTCGGCACATCGATCCTCCTGAGCACCGCTGTGACCGAGAGGTGGCCCTTATCGGTCTCGATGGCATTCATGTGCATGAGTTCCGTGACGATCCAGAGGATTCCCAGGCCGAGAAGGATGCCCATGTAGGGTGGCAGGTGCGTCCAGGTCTTGAAGAGCGGCACGCCGAGCAGCGCGAAGAGGCCGAGTGCGAAGACCAGGTTGCGCTTGCCGGTGGAAACCGCCTTGTGGCCGGCATTCTCCTCCGCCGCCGCATCGGGTCGCTGGATGGTGCCCTTGAAGGTGAAGGTGAACCAGACCAGCGGCAGCAGCAGGCATACAAGGCTCGGCACGATGAGCTTGGCGATGATATTGCCGGTGGTGACCTGGCCGCCGATCCAGAGCATGATGGTGGTGACATCGCCGATGGGGCTCCACGCACCACCCGCGTTGGCGGCCACGATCACCATGCCGGCGAAGGTCCACAGGTCGTTCTTGTCCTTGATCAGCTTGCGCAGCAACGCGCACATGACGATGGCCGTGGTCATGTTGTCCAGCGCCGCGCTCAGGAAGAAGGTGATGATGCTGAGCACCCACATCAGCGTCACCTTGTTGGTGCCGGTGATGCGGTCGGTGATCACGCGGAATCCCTCGTGCGCATCCACGAGTTCCACGATCGTCATGGCGCCCATCAGGAAGAAGAGGATGCTGGCGATGTCGCCCAGGTGGTGCATCAGCGACTCCACCACCCCCTCATGGCCATGCGCGGCCTCCGCCGCGCCCAGTAGCTCGTGCTGGCCCAGCATGAGCATGATCCAGACCAGCACGCCCGTGACCAGGGCGGTGGCCGCTTTATTGATGCGGAGCGGGTGCTCCAGCGCGATGCACAGGTATCCCAGGATGAAGGTGAGGCCGATGGCGAGGTACATCGATGCGGATTTGATCCGCGAATGTCACTCACCCGATCGCGACCGGATGAAAAACCGATGAAAAAAATCCGTGCGACCGCCCGGTCAGTGCCACATCAACCAGAACGTGAGGATGCCCCCCACATAGCCCAGCGCGGCAGGGATGGTCATCCGCTTCAGGTACCAGATGAAGTCGATGTGCATGATGCCCATGGCGGCCACCCCTGCGGCCGATCCGATGATGAGCATGCTCCCCCCGGTTCCCGCGCAAAGCGCCAGCAGCTCCCAGAAGAGGTGGTCCGGCGGGTACTGGCTCATGGGATACATGCCCTGCGCGGCGGCCACCAGCGGCACGTTGTCCACGATGGCGGAGAGGGCTCCGATGGCCCCGTTTATCAGGAAGATGTCGCCGAGCGCCCGATCGAGGCCCTGCGCCAGCAGCGTGAGGTGGCCGGCGACCTGGAGCCCCCCAACGGCCACCAGGATGCCCAGGAAGAAGAGCACGCTGGGCATATCGATACGGCGAAGGACCGCGGTGACCATGAGGTGACCGCGCTGGTCCAAACCGTGGCGCATGTGGATCACCTCGGTGACCACCCACAGGACGCCCAGGCCCAGCATCACGCCCATGAAGGGCGGCAGGTGGGTGATGGCCTTGAAGATGGGCACGAAGAGGAGTGCGCCCACGCCCAGCGCGAACACCAGCATGCGCTCACCTGGAGTGACATTCCCTCCGCCATGGTGACCATGGTCGATCACGCTGTCCGGGCGCTCCACATTGCCCTTCATGGTTCGGCCGATCCAGAGCAGGGGCAGCAGCAGGCAGACCAGGCTGGGCACGATCAGCTTCACGATGATGTTGACCGTGGTCACCTGGCCCTTCACCCAGAGCATGATGGTGGTGACATCGCCGATGGGGCTCCAGGCACCGCCCGCGTTGGCGGCGATGATGACCATGCCGGCGAAGACCCAGAGCGTCTCCTTGTCCTTGATGAGCTTGCGCA
Protein-coding regions in this window:
- a CDS encoding DinB family protein, giving the protein MTAISEAQVLAHVVDRTRQYTRYYCSLLKDQDPHRVFVCEGKPLNTAYWLIAHLATSQNGLLLRATGGPFEKFSWAKHFTLGSQGLPPEQCPPYEEIWATFNEVHRKAMAHLPTLTTDQLNGPNITGLTAIGGSVRDVITHAARHEALHTGHLSWLCKLHGIGTM
- the nhaD gene encoding sodium:proton antiporter NhaD; this translates as MYLAIGLTFILGYLCIALEHPLRINKAATALVTGVLVWIMLMLGQHELLGAAEAAHGHEGVVESLMHHLGDIASILFFLMGAMTIVELVDAHEGFRVITDRITGTNKVTLMWVLSIITFFLSAALDNMTTAIVMCALLRKLIKDKNDLWTFAGMVIVAANAGGAWSPIGDVTTIMLWIGGQVTTGNIIAKLIVPSLVCLLLPLVWFTFTFKGTIQRPDAAAEENAGHKAVSTGKRNLVFALGLFALLGVPLFKTWTHLPPYMGILLGLGILWIVTELMHMNAIETDKGHLSVTAVLRRIDVPSVLFFLGILTAVSGLQEAGHLTDAAHLLDAKLGSIYAVNTVIGLLSAVVDNVPLVAAAMGMYPMEQFHADHPFWELLAYCAGTGGSILIIGSAAGVATMGILGIDFLWYLRRMAFPAALGYFGGIIAFWLLWHGA
- the nhaD gene encoding sodium:proton antiporter NhaD; this encodes MFALMAVVFVIGYLAIALEHPLRINKAASAILTGAIVWTILMLGKDTIFHDAEHADHEGLLHHLLEHLGDIGSILFFLMGAMTIVELVDVHEGFRVITDRISSTKRTTLLWIVSIITFFLSAALDNLTTTIVMCALLRKLIKDKETLWVFAGMVIIAANAGGAWSPIGDVTTIMLWVKGQVTTVNIIVKLIVPSLVCLLLPLLWIGRTMKGNVERPDSVIDHGHHGGGNVTPGERMLVFALGVGALLFVPIFKAITHLPPFMGVMLGLGVLWVVTEVIHMRHGLDQRGHLMVTAVLRRIDMPSVLFFLGILVAVGGLQVAGHLTLLAQGLDRALGDIFLINGAIGALSAIVDNVPLVAAAQGMYPMSQYPPDHLFWELLALCAGTGGSMLIIGSAAGVAAMGIMHIDFIWYLKRMTIPAALGYVGGILTFWLMWH